One window of Lawsonibacter asaccharolyticus genomic DNA carries:
- a CDS encoding ParB family chromosome partitioning protein: MAKRTKELGLGRGLNALLGDPDLQAQGEGSVSLPISQVQPGLNQPRKRFDQDALADLAESIRVHGIIQPLTVRRLSSGYYQIIAGERRWRAAKLAGLAEVPAVIIEADDRKVMELGLIENLQREDLNPAEEARGYQVLMEEYGLTQEQVADRMGKSRPAITNTLRLLALPEDLLKLVEEEQLSAGHARALLGAPTAELQRQAAKKVIADGLSVRQTEALVKALQREKKAPPKQAGDSLALYLGEAEKNLSGRLGRKVHIAHRGKKGRIELEYYNSQDLELLLEALERLNAGEVQSHG, encoded by the coding sequence ATGGCAAAGCGAACCAAAGAGCTGGGCCTGGGCCGGGGGCTGAACGCCCTGCTGGGCGACCCGGACCTGCAAGCGCAGGGAGAGGGCTCCGTCTCCCTCCCCATTTCCCAGGTACAGCCCGGCCTGAATCAGCCCCGGAAGCGCTTTGACCAGGATGCCCTGGCTGATCTGGCAGAGTCTATCCGGGTCCACGGCATCATCCAGCCGCTGACAGTGCGCCGTCTGTCCTCCGGCTACTACCAGATCATCGCCGGTGAGCGCCGCTGGCGGGCCGCCAAGCTGGCCGGCCTGGCGGAGGTGCCGGCAGTCATCATCGAGGCGGATGACCGCAAAGTGATGGAGCTGGGCCTGATCGAGAACCTCCAGCGAGAGGACCTGAACCCGGCCGAAGAGGCCCGGGGCTATCAGGTGCTGATGGAGGAATACGGCCTCACACAGGAACAGGTGGCGGATCGGATGGGAAAATCCCGGCCTGCCATCACCAATACCCTGCGGCTGCTGGCCCTCCCGGAGGACCTCTTGAAGCTGGTGGAGGAGGAACAGCTCTCCGCCGGCCACGCCCGTGCCCTGCTGGGCGCCCCCACGGCGGAGCTCCAGCGGCAGGCCGCCAAGAAGGTCATTGCCGACGGGCTCTCCGTCCGCCAGACGGAGGCACTGGTCAAGGCCCTCCAGCGGGAAAAGAAGGCCCCGCCTAAGCAGGCGGGGGACAGTCTGGCCCTCTACCTCGGGGAGGCGGAAAAGAATCTCTCCGGCCGGTTGGGCCGGAAGGTCCACATCGCCCACCGAGGCAAAAAAGGCAGGATCGAGTTGGAATACTACAACAGCCAGGATCTGGAGCTTCTGCTGGAGGCTCTGGAGCGGCTGAACGCCGGGGAGGTGCAGAGCCATGGCTGA
- a CDS encoding chromosome partitioning protein ParA: MAKIIAIVNQKGGVGKTTTTVNLTAALAALGKRVLLCDFDPQANATSGMGVDKNTASPNVYDVLINGADPRRGVVTTHYGDVLPSNKALAGAGVEMIALPDREHLLRKALEVLSPGYDFIFVDCPPSLELLTVNALCAADSLLVPVQCEYYALEGLSDLLSTVRLVKRSLNPRLVLEGVLLTMFDSRTNLSLQVAEEVKRHFPGQVYATVIPRNVRLSEAPSHGKPVTAYDPYSRGAEAYRLLAEEIAAKHPTAAPV, encoded by the coding sequence ATGGCCAAGATCATCGCTATCGTCAATCAAAAGGGAGGCGTGGGCAAGACCACTACCACCGTCAACCTCACCGCCGCCCTGGCCGCGCTGGGAAAGCGGGTACTGCTGTGCGACTTCGACCCCCAAGCCAACGCCACCTCTGGTATGGGAGTGGACAAGAACACCGCCTCCCCAAATGTCTACGACGTGCTCATCAATGGGGCCGATCCCCGCCGCGGCGTAGTCACCACACACTACGGGGACGTGCTTCCCTCCAACAAGGCGCTGGCCGGAGCGGGCGTGGAGATGATCGCCCTGCCGGACCGGGAGCATCTGCTCCGAAAGGCCCTGGAGGTCCTCTCTCCCGGCTACGACTTCATCTTTGTGGACTGCCCCCCCTCTCTGGAGCTGCTGACAGTGAACGCCCTGTGCGCCGCTGACTCCCTGCTGGTCCCGGTCCAGTGTGAGTACTACGCCCTGGAGGGACTGAGCGATCTGCTCTCTACCGTCCGCTTGGTCAAACGCTCACTGAATCCCCGGCTGGTGTTAGAGGGCGTGCTGCTCACCATGTTTGACAGCCGCACCAATCTCTCTCTTCAAGTGGCGGAGGAAGTTAAACGTCACTTTCCCGGTCAGGTCTACGCCACGGTCATCCCCCGCAATGTGCGCTTATCCGAGGCCCCCAGCCACGGGAAGCCCGTCACCGCCTACGACCCCTACTCCCGGGGGGCGGAGGCCTACCGGCTGCTGGCGGAGGAGATCGCAGCCAAGCACCCCACGGCGGCCCCTGTCTGA
- a CDS encoding ParB family chromosome partitioning protein, producing MQLLRKKGLLDSPRVLFLPVDAISPNPNQPRRVFGTQELEELAGSIQALGLLQPLTVRRRADGWELVAGERRLRAAKLAGLEEVPCISLQIDDQRSSLLALVENLQRKDLDFWEEALALDRLISVYHLSQEEAARRIGKSQSAVANKLRLLKLPEDTLRALRDGGCTERHARALLRLEDPSLRQKALEQILSRQLTVAQTDALVDQLLSPPPRTRTKRTFVVKDVRLFLNTLTRSMALMRSAGVDARCDRQDKDGEILLTIRIPQAIR from the coding sequence ATGCAGCTGCTGCGAAAGAAGGGATTGCTGGACAGTCCCCGGGTGCTGTTCCTCCCTGTAGACGCCATCTCACCCAATCCCAATCAGCCCCGCCGGGTCTTTGGCACCCAGGAACTGGAGGAGCTGGCTGGTTCCATCCAGGCTCTGGGGCTGCTCCAGCCCCTGACTGTGCGCCGTCGGGCAGACGGCTGGGAGCTGGTAGCCGGGGAACGGCGGCTCCGGGCCGCCAAGCTGGCAGGACTGGAAGAGGTCCCCTGCATCTCTCTCCAGATCGACGACCAGCGCTCCTCCCTGCTGGCTCTGGTAGAGAACTTGCAGCGCAAGGACCTGGACTTCTGGGAGGAGGCCCTGGCCCTGGACCGGTTGATCTCTGTCTACCATCTCTCCCAGGAGGAGGCTGCCCGGCGCATCGGCAAGAGCCAGTCCGCCGTGGCCAACAAGCTGCGCCTGCTGAAGCTGCCGGAGGACACTCTCCGGGCCCTGCGGGACGGCGGCTGCACTGAGCGCCATGCCCGGGCCCTGCTTCGGCTGGAGGACCCCAGCCTGCGCCAGAAGGCCCTGGAGCAGATCCTGTCCCGGCAGCTCACCGTGGCCCAGACAGACGCCTTGGTAGATCAGCTTCTCTCCCCTCCTCCCCGCACCAGAACCAAACGCACCTTTGTGGTGAAGGATGTCCGCCTTTTTCTTAACACTCTGACTCGGAGCATGGCCCTAATGCGGTCTGCCGGGGTGGATGCCCGCTGTGACCGCCAGGATAAGGATGGAGAGATCCTGCTCACCATCCGTATTCCCCAGGCCATTCGGTAA
- a CDS encoding Na+H+-dicarboxylate symporter translates to MNKKKLPLAFWIFIGLVVGIAVGLALMMVPNGLDIAKNYILPWGTIFLNLLKFIVVPIVLFSIASGVISMQDIGRVGSVGGKTIVYYMCTTAFAVVLALVLASAAKGMHIFAAMETSGLAYEPPAGQSLMQTIIDIFPSNPITPLANASMLQVIVISLLVGFGILLAGEKGLVAAQVVDSFNEVSMKIMDLIIKLSPIGVACLICPVIVENGPKILAQLVAVLAVAYVGYIVHAVVVYSSTVKALGGVSPIAFFKGMAPAMMMAFSSASSVGTLPFTLECSERLGARKEVASFVLPLGATINMDGTAIYQGVCAVFIASCYGIDLTIGQMATIVLTATLASIGTAGVPGAGMVMLAMVLQSVNIPVEGIALVAGIDRIFDMGRTTINITGDAACAVVVSKMEDRKVARTKSVLG, encoded by the coding sequence ATGAACAAGAAGAAACTTCCCCTTGCATTTTGGATCTTCATCGGGCTGGTGGTCGGCATCGCAGTGGGCCTGGCCCTGATGATGGTGCCCAACGGACTGGACATCGCGAAAAACTACATTCTGCCCTGGGGCACGATCTTCCTGAACCTGCTGAAATTCATCGTGGTGCCCATCGTGCTGTTTTCCATCGCCTCCGGTGTCATCTCTATGCAGGACATCGGCCGGGTGGGCTCGGTGGGAGGCAAGACGATCGTGTATTACATGTGCACCACCGCTTTTGCCGTGGTGTTGGCCCTGGTGCTGGCCAGCGCGGCCAAGGGGATGCACATCTTTGCGGCCATGGAGACCTCCGGCCTGGCCTATGAACCCCCGGCGGGCCAGTCGCTGATGCAGACCATCATCGACATCTTCCCCTCCAACCCCATCACGCCGCTGGCCAATGCCTCCATGCTCCAGGTCATCGTCATCTCTCTCCTGGTGGGCTTCGGCATCCTGCTGGCGGGGGAAAAGGGGCTGGTGGCCGCCCAGGTGGTGGACAGCTTCAATGAGGTGTCCATGAAGATCATGGACCTGATCATCAAGCTCTCGCCCATCGGCGTGGCCTGCCTGATCTGCCCGGTGATCGTGGAAAACGGGCCCAAGATCCTGGCTCAGCTGGTGGCGGTGCTGGCGGTGGCCTATGTGGGCTATATCGTCCACGCCGTGGTGGTGTACTCCAGCACGGTGAAGGCCCTGGGCGGCGTATCCCCCATCGCCTTCTTTAAGGGGATGGCCCCTGCCATGATGATGGCCTTCTCCTCCGCATCCTCGGTGGGCACCCTGCCCTTCACCCTGGAGTGCTCCGAGCGGCTGGGGGCCCGGAAGGAGGTCGCCTCCTTCGTGCTGCCCCTGGGCGCCACCATCAACATGGACGGAACTGCCATCTACCAGGGGGTGTGCGCCGTTTTCATCGCATCCTGCTATGGGATCGACCTGACCATCGGCCAGATGGCCACCATCGTGCTCACCGCCACCTTGGCGTCTATCGGCACTGCGGGCGTCCCCGGCGCCGGCATGGTGATGCTGGCCATGGTGCTCCAGAGCGTAAATATCCCGGTGGAGGGCATCGCGCTGGTGGCCGGCATCGACCGGATCTTTGACATGGGCCGCACCACCATCAACATCACGGGCGATGCGGCCTGCGCAGTGGTGGTCTCTAAGATGGAGGACCGCAAGGTGGCCCGCACCAAGAGTGTTTTGGGCTGA
- a CDS encoding haloacetate dehalogenase, translating into MQGEEFNIQANGVEIHGVRMGQGEPLLLLHGHPETCLMWHKVAPQLAERFTVVATDLRGYGDSGKPEGLPDHSNYSKRTMAEDQIEVMRALGFERFHVMGHDRGARVAYRMALDHPEAVNKLVLLDIVSTYDMYSLSTREFAKALFQWYFFTQEAPLPEDMILSSRKQFFRYSLHIARYHSENDTSAEAFPQDVYDEYLRHYNVETIHAICEEYRAGETVDLALDEEDLRAGRKIRAETLVLWGANGLVERFFRPLECWAKFGDHIQGHNLPCGHFIPEEAPLPMLEAVENFL; encoded by the coding sequence ATGCAGGGAGAGGAATTCAACATCCAGGCCAACGGTGTGGAAATCCACGGGGTCAGGATGGGGCAGGGGGAGCCGCTCCTCCTCCTCCACGGGCACCCGGAGACCTGTCTGATGTGGCACAAGGTGGCGCCCCAGCTGGCGGAGCGCTTCACGGTGGTGGCCACCGACCTGCGGGGCTACGGGGACAGCGGAAAGCCGGAGGGGCTGCCTGACCACAGCAACTACTCCAAGCGGACTATGGCGGAGGACCAGATCGAGGTGATGCGGGCCCTGGGCTTTGAACGCTTCCACGTCATGGGGCATGACCGGGGGGCCCGGGTGGCCTACCGCATGGCGCTGGACCATCCGGAGGCGGTAAATAAACTGGTGCTGCTGGATATCGTGTCCACCTATGACATGTACAGCCTCTCCACCCGGGAGTTTGCCAAGGCGCTGTTCCAGTGGTATTTCTTTACCCAGGAGGCCCCGCTGCCGGAGGACATGATCCTGTCCAGCCGGAAGCAGTTTTTCCGCTATTCCCTGCACATTGCCCGGTATCACTCGGAGAACGACACCTCAGCCGAGGCATTTCCCCAGGACGTCTACGACGAGTATCTGAGGCACTACAACGTGGAAACCATCCACGCCATCTGTGAGGAGTACCGGGCGGGGGAGACGGTGGATCTGGCGCTGGACGAGGAGGATTTGCGGGCCGGGCGGAAGATCCGGGCCGAGACCCTGGTGTTGTGGGGGGCAAACGGACTGGTGGAGCGGTTCTTCCGCCCCCTGGAGTGCTGGGCCAAATTTGGAGACCACATTCAGGGACACAACCTGCCCTGCGGCCATTTTATCCCTGAGGAGGCCCCTCTCCCCATGCTGGAGGCGGTGGAAAACTTCCTTTGA
- a CDS encoding transcriptional regulator BlaI/MecI/CopY family, producing the protein MGENRHLPESELDIMLVVWGAGGPVSAPAILEGLERPLTASALHSYLKRLEEKGFLSCKKTGKVNTYTAMVAREDYQRSEGESFLKKLYGSSISRFAAALYDGKRVEPAELEELQALLDRLSGGEET; encoded by the coding sequence ATGGGGGAGAACCGTCATCTGCCGGAGTCGGAGCTGGACATTATGCTGGTGGTATGGGGGGCGGGGGGCCCAGTGTCCGCCCCAGCCATTCTGGAGGGGCTGGAGCGCCCGCTCACGGCCAGTGCCCTGCACAGTTATCTGAAGCGGCTGGAGGAGAAGGGCTTTCTATCCTGCAAAAAAACTGGTAAGGTAAACACCTATACAGCAATGGTGGCCCGGGAGGACTATCAACGCAGCGAGGGAGAGAGCTTTCTGAAAAAGCTCTACGGCAGTTCCATCTCCCGGTTCGCGGCGGCGCTCTACGACGGAAAGAGGGTGGAACCGGCGGAGCTGGAGGAGCTCCAGGCACTGCTGGACCGCCTGAGCGGGGGAGAGGAGACATGA
- a CDS encoding nicotinate phosphoribosyltransferase — protein sequence MKEKTNLTMLCDFYELTMGNGYFQTGLGERICYFDVFFRSVPDQGGFAIAAGLAQVIEYIQKLRFDEEDIAYLRSKGCFAEPFLDYLRQFRFTGDIWAVPEGTPIFPGEPILTVRAPAIQAQFIETFVLLCLNHQSLIATKSNRIVRAAEGRPVAEFGSRRAQGAEGAILGARASYIAGCSATACTMADQHYGSPATGTMAHSWVQMFPDEYTAFKTYCQLYPNNATLLVDTYNVLRSGVPNAIRAFKEVLEPLGVTKCGIRLDSGDLTYLSRKAREMLDEAGLTGCKIVASNALDEYIIRDLIRQGARIDSFGVGERLITSRSEPVFGGVYKLSAIEDDQGHILPKIKISENPAKITTPHFKKVYRIFSRDTGKAEADLICVHDEEIDFTHPLELFDPAATWKRKVYTNIEARELLVPIFRGGELVYQVPELQTSRAYCQRQVDALWDEVKRFENPHNYYVDLSQKLWDIKQSLLTSHEMA from the coding sequence ATGAAAGAAAAGACAAATCTGACCATGCTGTGCGACTTCTATGAGCTCACCATGGGCAACGGGTACTTCCAGACCGGACTGGGCGAGCGCATCTGCTACTTTGACGTGTTCTTCCGCTCGGTCCCGGACCAGGGAGGCTTTGCTATAGCGGCGGGGCTGGCCCAGGTCATCGAGTATATCCAGAAGCTGCGCTTTGACGAGGAGGACATCGCCTACCTCCGCTCCAAGGGCTGCTTTGCCGAGCCCTTCCTGGACTATCTGCGCCAGTTCCGTTTCACCGGCGACATCTGGGCCGTGCCGGAGGGCACCCCCATCTTCCCTGGGGAGCCCATCCTCACCGTGCGGGCCCCGGCCATCCAGGCCCAGTTCATCGAGACCTTCGTGCTGCTGTGCCTGAACCACCAGAGCCTCATCGCTACCAAGTCCAACCGCATCGTCCGGGCGGCGGAGGGCCGTCCGGTGGCCGAGTTCGGCTCCCGCCGGGCCCAGGGGGCGGAGGGAGCCATCCTGGGCGCCCGGGCCTCCTACATCGCTGGCTGCTCTGCCACCGCCTGCACCATGGCCGACCAGCACTACGGCTCCCCCGCCACCGGCACCATGGCCCACTCCTGGGTGCAGATGTTTCCCGACGAGTACACCGCCTTCAAGACCTACTGCCAGCTCTACCCCAACAATGCCACCCTGCTGGTGGACACCTACAATGTACTGCGCTCCGGCGTGCCCAACGCCATCCGTGCCTTCAAGGAGGTGCTGGAGCCCCTGGGCGTCACCAAGTGCGGCATCCGGCTGGACTCCGGCGACCTGACCTATCTGTCCCGGAAAGCACGGGAGATGCTGGACGAGGCCGGCCTCACCGGCTGCAAGATTGTGGCCTCCAACGCCCTGGACGAGTACATCATCCGGGATCTGATCCGCCAGGGAGCCCGCATCGATTCCTTCGGGGTGGGCGAGCGGCTCATCACCTCCCGCTCCGAGCCCGTCTTCGGCGGCGTGTATAAGCTGTCCGCCATCGAGGATGACCAGGGGCACATCCTCCCCAAGATCAAGATCAGCGAAAACCCCGCCAAGATCACCACCCCCCATTTCAAGAAGGTGTACCGCATCTTCTCCCGGGACACCGGCAAGGCGGAGGCCGACCTGATCTGCGTCCACGACGAGGAGATCGACTTCACCCATCCCCTGGAGCTCTTTGACCCGGCCGCCACCTGGAAGCGGAAGGTGTACACCAACATCGAGGCCCGGGAGCTGCTGGTCCCTATCTTCCGGGGAGGCGAGCTGGTCTATCAGGTGCCGGAGCTCCAGACCAGCCGGGCCTACTGCCAGCGGCAGGTGGACGCCCTGTGGGATGAGGTCAAGCGCTTTGAGAACCCTCACAATTACTACGTGGACCTGTCCCAGAAGCTGTGGGACATCAAGCAGTCCCTGCTCACCAGCCACGAGATGGCATAA
- a CDS encoding UDP-galactopyranose mutase: MELNFDALVVGAGYAGAVCARELAERGGKRVLVLERRDHIGGNAYDRLDEAGVLIHQYGPHIFHTNDEAVFRYLCRFTRWRDYQHRVVADLPAPDGGRMQMPVPFNLTSLRKAFGPEEGKRLGEKLIAAYGAEKKVTILELRQNQDPELAKVADYVYEHVFVHYTMKQWGQTPDQIDPNTTARVPVFLSEDDRYFQDEYQGMPLKGYTPLFEAMLDHPNITVRLGEDAIPHLGLDGDVLTVDGVPFQGPVVYTGAADELFGRRFGPLPYRTLDFRFETLDQTWFQSRGTVNYTVDQPYTRITEFKHMTGQELEGRTTIVKEFSRAYTGAPEETPYYAIINGENNALYARYRALAERFPNLHLLGRLAEYKYYNMDAIVARALELAGQLI, translated from the coding sequence TTGGAATTGAATTTTGACGCCCTGGTGGTGGGTGCGGGCTATGCCGGCGCGGTGTGTGCCCGGGAGCTGGCTGAGCGGGGCGGAAAGCGGGTCCTGGTGCTGGAGCGCCGGGACCACATCGGCGGCAACGCCTATGACCGGCTGGATGAGGCGGGCGTGCTGATCCACCAGTACGGCCCCCATATTTTCCACACCAATGACGAGGCGGTATTCCGCTATCTGTGCCGCTTCACCCGGTGGCGGGACTACCAGCACCGGGTGGTGGCCGACCTGCCGGCCCCGGACGGCGGCCGGATGCAGATGCCGGTGCCCTTCAACCTGACCTCCCTGCGGAAGGCTTTCGGACCCGAGGAGGGGAAGCGTCTGGGGGAGAAGCTGATCGCCGCCTACGGCGCAGAGAAGAAGGTCACCATCCTGGAGCTGCGCCAGAATCAGGACCCGGAGCTGGCCAAGGTGGCTGACTACGTCTATGAGCACGTGTTCGTCCACTACACCATGAAGCAGTGGGGCCAGACCCCGGATCAGATCGACCCCAACACTACTGCCCGGGTGCCTGTCTTCCTGTCGGAGGACGACCGCTATTTCCAGGACGAGTATCAGGGCATGCCCCTGAAGGGCTACACCCCCCTCTTTGAGGCCATGCTGGACCACCCCAACATTACTGTCCGGCTGGGGGAGGACGCCATCCCCCACCTGGGACTGGACGGGGACGTGCTGACGGTGGACGGCGTCCCGTTCCAGGGGCCGGTGGTCTACACCGGCGCGGCGGATGAGCTGTTCGGCCGCCGCTTCGGCCCCCTGCCCTACCGCACCCTGGACTTCCGGTTCGAGACCCTGGACCAGACCTGGTTCCAGAGCCGGGGCACAGTGAACTACACTGTGGACCAGCCCTACACCCGCATCACCGAATTCAAGCACATGACGGGCCAGGAGCTGGAGGGCAGGACCACTATCGTGAAGGAGTTCTCCCGGGCCTACACCGGCGCGCCGGAGGAGACGCCCTATTACGCCATCATCAATGGGGAGAACAACGCACTGTATGCCCGATACCGGGCGCTGGCAGAGCGGTTCCCCAACCTGCACCTGCTGGGCCGCCTGGCGGAATATAAATACTACAACATGGACGCCATCGTGGCCCGGGCGCTGGAGCTGGCCGGACAGCTGATCTGA
- a CDS encoding magnesium transporter, which produces MHENYDLDLLLELVEQRKFRSMKELLSQMNEVDIAEFLDELDVEQEILVFRLLPKDTAAEVFTYLENTEDQEKLIGALSDRELREVLDELYLDDTVDIIEDMPANVVSRILRNTDASTRSQINQLLNYPKDSAGSIMTTEFVFLHPDATVEESFARIRSVGIDKETIYTCYVTQNRVLLGVVTVRRMLLSSYETRIRDIMETNVLSVNTHEDKEDVAQLLNKYDLSAIPVVDGDNRLVGIVTFDDAMDVIEEETTEDFEKMAAILPSDKPYLKTGVLETWRSRIPWLMLLMLSATFTGIIITSFESALAACVVLTSFIPMLSGTGGNSGSQSSVAVIRALSLDEIDFSDLVAVVWKEIRVAVLCGVCLATANFVKMMVVDRWLMHNPEVTPLVALVVCLTLVFTVLCAKVVGCTLPMAAEKLGIDPAVMASPFITTIVDALSLLIYFFFATWILPL; this is translated from the coding sequence ATGCACGAAAACTATGACCTGGACCTGCTGCTGGAGCTGGTGGAACAGCGGAAGTTCCGCAGCATGAAGGAGCTGCTGTCCCAGATGAACGAGGTGGACATCGCCGAGTTCCTGGACGAGCTGGACGTGGAGCAGGAGATCCTGGTCTTCCGCCTGCTGCCCAAGGACACGGCGGCGGAGGTGTTCACCTACCTGGAGAACACCGAGGACCAGGAGAAGCTGATCGGGGCCCTCAGCGACAGGGAGCTGCGGGAGGTGCTGGACGAGCTGTACCTGGATGACACGGTGGACATCATCGAGGACATGCCTGCCAACGTGGTCTCCAGGATCCTGCGCAACACCGACGCCTCCACCCGCAGCCAGATCAACCAACTGCTGAACTATCCCAAGGACTCCGCCGGCTCCATCATGACCACGGAGTTCGTCTTTCTCCACCCAGACGCCACGGTGGAGGAGTCCTTTGCCCGCATCCGCAGCGTGGGCATCGACAAGGAGACCATCTACACCTGCTATGTCACCCAGAACCGGGTGCTGCTGGGGGTGGTCACGGTGCGGCGGATGCTGCTGTCCTCCTATGAGACCCGCATCCGGGACATCATGGAGACTAACGTCCTCTCGGTCAACACCCATGAGGACAAGGAGGACGTGGCCCAGCTGCTGAACAAGTACGACCTGTCCGCCATCCCGGTGGTGGACGGCGACAACCGGCTGGTGGGTATCGTCACCTTTGACGACGCCATGGACGTCATTGAGGAGGAGACCACCGAGGACTTCGAGAAGATGGCGGCCATCCTGCCCTCAGATAAGCCCTACCTGAAGACCGGCGTGCTGGAGACCTGGCGCTCCCGCATCCCCTGGCTGATGCTGCTGATGCTCTCCGCCACCTTCACCGGCATCATCATCACCAGCTTTGAGAGCGCCCTGGCGGCCTGTGTGGTGCTCACCTCCTTCATCCCCATGCTCTCGGGCACCGGCGGGAACTCCGGCTCCCAGTCGTCGGTGGCGGTGATCCGCGCCCTGTCCCTGGATGAGATCGACTTCTCCGACCTGGTGGCCGTGGTGTGGAAAGAGATCCGTGTGGCGGTGCTGTGCGGCGTGTGCCTGGCTACCGCCAACTTCGTCAAGATGATGGTGGTAGACCGGTGGCTGATGCACAACCCGGAGGTCACCCCCCTGGTGGCCCTGGTGGTCTGCCTGACCCTGGTCTTTACCGTGCTGTGCGCCAAGGTGGTGGGCTGCACTCTGCCCATGGCGGCGGAGAAGCTGGGCATCGACCCGGCGGTGATGGCCTCCCCCTTCATCACCACCATTGTGGACGCACTCTCCCTGCTGATCTATTTCTTCTTCGCCACCTGGATCCTGCCCCTGTAA
- a CDS encoding AraC family transcriptional regulator — protein sequence MYQWERQIQSIVDEIDRCIRQQDSEALTLQALSRRLGYSESYTTRKFGEISGMRLRDYLRGRRLAVALKEVRDSEKSLLDIALAYGFSSQEAFTRAFRRAYGVPPGEYRRNPRPVVLRTKLRPIDRYFFGTEEIGMIGSCQGVKIYFVTIPAHKFLYLEDRESNGYWDFWQRQAEIPGQDYDTICGLLDSIKGKLDDSGGSEANCGSGQIMAYRNDPKGRLCGWGIPRTECWGVRLPSDYGGGVPPQLRLMDVPEGEYVVFEHGPFDYEGENRVVEERIEAAMAGFDYTGAGCRLDLTPGRLMYFYYDPGRCFKYVRPVERLEGGASGQG from the coding sequence ATGTATCAGTGGGAGCGGCAGATCCAGAGCATCGTGGACGAGATAGACCGGTGTATCCGGCAGCAGGACAGCGAGGCGCTGACCCTGCAGGCCCTGTCCCGCAGGCTGGGCTACTCAGAATCTTATACCACCCGAAAGTTCGGGGAGATCTCGGGCATGCGGCTTCGGGATTATCTGCGGGGCAGGAGGCTGGCCGTTGCCCTGAAGGAGGTGCGGGACAGCGAGAAAAGCCTGCTGGACATTGCGCTGGCGTATGGCTTTTCCTCCCAAGAGGCGTTCACCCGGGCCTTCCGGCGAGCCTATGGCGTGCCCCCGGGGGAGTACCGGCGCAACCCCAGGCCCGTGGTGCTGCGTACCAAGCTGCGCCCCATTGACCGGTACTTTTTCGGTACGGAGGAGATAGGCATGATCGGCTCCTGCCAGGGGGTGAAGATCTACTTTGTCACCATCCCTGCCCACAAATTCCTGTATCTGGAGGACCGGGAGAGCAACGGATACTGGGACTTCTGGCAGAGACAGGCCGAGATCCCGGGGCAGGACTACGACACCATCTGCGGCCTGCTGGACAGCATCAAGGGAAAGCTGGACGACAGCGGCGGGAGCGAGGCCAACTGCGGGAGCGGCCAGATCATGGCCTACCGGAACGACCCGAAAGGCCGTCTGTGCGGCTGGGGGATCCCCCGGACCGAGTGCTGGGGGGTGAGGCTCCCCTCGGATTACGGGGGCGGGGTGCCGCCCCAGCTGCGGCTGATGGACGTGCCGGAGGGGGAGTACGTGGTGTTCGAGCATGGGCCCTTTGACTACGAGGGAGAGAACCGTGTCGTGGAAGAGAGGATCGAGGCCGCCATGGCCGGCTTCGACTACACCGGGGCTGGCTGCCGCCTGGATCTCACCCCCGGGCGGCTGATGTATTTTTACTATGACCCCGGGCGGTGCTTCAAATACGTCAGGCCGGTGGAGCGCCTGGAGGGCGGGGCGTCCGGACAGGGGTGA